From Ornithorhynchus anatinus isolate Pmale09 chromosome X3, mOrnAna1.pri.v4, whole genome shotgun sequence, the proteins below share one genomic window:
- the ORNANAV1R3119 gene encoding vomeronasal 1 receptor ornAnaV1R3119 codes for MNDSQLSFGIVMLLQTGTGLSVNIFLLLLYARVVSVSHRLSSSDLILAQLALANIIVLLTWGIPNSLSILEFRISLDDVGCQIITYLYRVGRGLSVCITCLLSVFQAVTISPATPRWGAAKAKLPKCILPSCILSWVLNLLINVGMPVYVRGPKNTTVQASYDVKYCSGAPVSTVIMLVNTVLYSAWDLSFVGLMSLASGYMVFVLHRHHRRVRHLHGPDRSPGAMPEVRAAKRVVALATLYVLLYGRQSVMLTILLNVKGYSLSVFNSHLVWSLAFSVFSPFLMICSDQRVRSFWKRESTISNLDPS; via the coding sequence ATGAACGACTCTCAGCTCTCCTTTGGGATTGTGATGCTGTTACAGACCGGCACCGGGCTCTCGGTGAACATTTTTCTCCTCCTGTTATATGCCCGGGTCGTTTCCGTCAGCCACAGACTTAGCTCCTCTGACCTGATCCTCGCCCAGCTGGCCCTGGCCAACATCATCGTCCTCCTCACGTGGGGCATCCCAAATTCTCTGTCAATTTTGGAGTTCAGAATTTCCCTGGACGACGTTGGGTGCCAAATAATCACGTATCTTTATCGAGTGGGCCGGGGCCTCTCCGTCTGcatcacctgcctcctgagcgtcttccaggccgtcaccatcagccccgccaccccccggTGGGGGGCGGCCAAAGCCAAATTGcccaagtgcatcctcccctcctgtaTCCTCTCCTGGGTGCTCAATCTACTGATAAATGTTGGTATGCCTGTGTACGTAAGAGGTCCCAAGAACACCACTGTACAAGCCTCATATGATGTTAAATATTGTTCAGGGGCTCCTGTCAGTACAGTAATCATGTTGGTGAATACCGTTCTTTACTCTGCCTGGGatctgtccttcgtggggctcatgagcttggccagcggctacatggtgtttgtcctgcacaggcACCACCGGCGGGTCCGGCACCTCCACGGACCCGACCGCTCCCCCGGGGCGATGCCCGAGGTCCGAGCGGCCAAGAGAGTCGTCGCGCTGGCCACCCTCTATGTCCTCCTCTATGGGCGACAGTCAGTGATGTTGACTATTTTGCTGAACGTGAAAGGGTACTCACTCAGTGTGTTTAATAGTCACCTGGTCTGGTCGTTAGCCTTCTCGGTTTTCAGTCCGTTCCTGATGATTTGCAGTGACCAGAGAGTGAGAtcattctggaaaagggaatcaaCTATTTCCAACCTGGATCCCTCCTAG
- the ORNANAV1R3121 gene encoding vomeronasal 1 receptor ornAnaV1R3121 gives MSDSQLSFGIVMLLQTGTGLSVNIFLLLLYARVISVSHRLSSSDLILAQLALANTIILLTWGIPHTLSILELRISLEDVGCKIITYLYRVGRGLSVCITCLLSVFQAVTISPATPRWAAAKAKLPKCILPSCILSWVLNLLINVGIPVYVRGPKNTTFQASYDLKYCSVAPVSTVIMLVNTVLYSVWDLFFVGLMSLASGYMVFVLHRHHRRVRHLHGPDRSPGAMPEVRAAKRVVALATLFVLLYGRQSVMLSILLNVKGYSLSLLNSHLVWSFAFSVFSPFLIICSDQRVRSFWKSESSISNPDPS, from the coding sequence ATGAGCGACTCTCAGCTCTCCTTTGGGATTGTGATGCTGTTACAGACCGGCACCGGGCTCTCGGTGAACATTTTTCTCCTCCTGTTATATGCCCGGGTCATTTCCGTCAGCCACAGACTTAGCTCCTCTGACCTGATCCTCGCCCAGCTGGCCCtggccaacaccatcatcctcctcacgTGGGGCATCCCACACACTCTGTCAATTTTGGAGTTGAGAATTTCCCTGGAAGACGTTGGATGCAAAATAATCACGTATCTCTATCGAGTGGGCCGGGGCCTCTCCGTCTGcatcacctgcctcctgagcgtcttccaggccgtcaccatcagccccgccaccccccggTGGGCGGCGGCCAAAGCCAAATTGcccaagtgcatcctcccctcctgtaTCCTCTCCTGGGTGCTCAATCTACTGATAAATGTTGGTATACCTGTGTACGTAAGAGGCCCCAAGAACACCACTTTCCAAGCCTCATATGATCTTAAATATTGTTCAGTAGCTCCTGTCAGTACAGTAATCATGTTGGTGAATACTGTTCTTTACTCTGTCTGGGAtctgttcttcgtggggctcatgagcttggccagcggctacatggtgtttgtcctacACAGACACCACCGGCGGGTCCGTCACCTCCACGGACCCGACCGCTCCCCCGGGGCGATGCCCGAGGTCCGAGCGGCCAAGAGAGTCGTCGCCCTGGCCACTCTCTTTGTCCTCCTCTATGGGCGACAGTCAGTGATGTTGAGTATTTTGCTGAACGTGAAAGGGTACTCACTTAGTCTGTTAAACAGTCACCTGGTTTGGTCATTCGCCTTCTCGGTTTTCAGTCCGTTCCTGATTATTTGCAGTGACCAGAGAGTGAGATCATTCTGGAAAAGCGAATCGTCTATTTCCAACCCGGATCCCTCCTAG